CCACCGTCGTGTAGGAGTTGGTCGGCCTGCTCATCTCCCAGACCAGCGTGCTCGGCGTGCTGTCGCTGTAGAGGTACCCACTGGACGTGAAGGTGAATTCGGGGAAGCTCCCGGTGCAGGAGCTCTCGGCCGACAGCGTGAAGGTGCGAATCTCGTCGAGCTCATCGAACACCACCGTGACGATCCGCCCCGCCCAACGCTCAACCACGTCAGGGCTGCCGATCGACACGTCCTCGCGGCCTTCGCCGGCGCCGACGTAGTTCAGGCCGGTGTACCAGGTTCGGGTGACCATGTTCCCGCTTCCCGGGGGTAGCTCGATGACGTCGGACTCCGCCTCAAACACCCACCCCTTCAGCTCGCTACGCGGCCCCTCCTCCTCCCATTTCGGGAAACAGTCCGCACGGGTGTAGAGAACCTCCAGCACCGGCGTGAACGTCGGCCCATTGCCCTCCAGGGTCAGGAGCAGGTAGCCAATGGGAAACGCCGATCGGGTACCCGTGAAGTTCCAACGGTTGCGGATGTAGACGATGACCCGCCGACCGTCGCTGGAAATGGAATTGATCCCCAACTGAAACAGCGAATTGACGGGCGGCTCATACGTCGGTATCGCAGCCTGGCCGATATCCTCCAGAGTGCCGGAGAACTCCACCGGCGCCGATGGCGCGTCATCAAGGTAGCCAAACGGAAGCACTCGAAAGTTGAAGGTGGCGGCCTCGCCGGGGGTCACCTCGCCACCGGTAAAGCTGGTAGCGCCATACGTCCGCACCAGCCAGCGCTTGCCGGCCGGGTCGATACAAACCCACCCACCCAAGGCCTGACCGAACAGATGCAGGCTGCCGCCAGAGATCAGCGCGTAGTTCTGCCAGGCCCGGCCCTCGGCCAGCTCCGCCGCCAGCTGCTCCTCGGTCAGTGGTACCGCACCGATGCCGGGGGCCTGCAGCAGGTGGGTATCGCCCAGCGAGTCGATATCCCCGCCGAGGGGTGTCGACGGTGCACTGAAAGGCAATGTGCGCTTCACACCATTGATGGTGATCTTCGGATTGTACGATCCACCCTCTGCCAGGCCGTGCCAGGTGAAACCGAACGTCTCGATCTCATCCAGGGGATGAAAGTGGCTTTCGATCATGGCGTCACCGACGGGTCTGCAAACACCTGTTTCACCTCGGCGTCGTTCGCATCACGCTGGGTGATTTCCTTGATCGGCTGCACCCGGAAGGACAGCAGCCCGTCGGAGCTGAGCAGCGTCCGCTCCGCCCAGTGCGTCCGGTCGTAGTAGGAGGTTTCCGTGAGCGGGCTGGCTATGCCGCCGCCGGTCCCGGTCGTAGCCCGCGCGGGATCCCAGGTCCCCCGCCCCTTGGTCGACGGCCGGGCGCCCTTGCGCTCCAGCGTGTTGAGCGCCTGGACCTGGCGCCGCTGGGTCTCCAGCGAGTTCAGGTCGCGGCGCAGGGTGCTCGTGCGGGCAGCCGTCACCCCCGTGCGGATGGCCGCACGTTCTTCGGCAAGCGTCATGTCAGAGCTCCAGCAGGTCGTTGTCGATGGTCACCCGGTAGGTCTGCGCCACGGTGACCAGGTACTCGTCGCGGTGCTCTTCGGGAATCTCCGGCGCTGTCAAGTCGAAGCGCCGGGGGAACTCCTCGAGGGCGGGATTGATGTCCAGGTCGTTCACCGTGTAGTTGCCGGCGAAGCCGTCCAGTTCGTCGTCGTAGATCGGGCTGCTGTTGCGCGAACCGAGCTGGGTGGCCAGCTGGGTCGGACTCGGCGGCACTCCGGGCGGCGTGCTCGACGGGATGGCCGGCGGCGTCAGCGGATCGGCCACATCGCCACCGCCCTGGCTCACCGCCAGTTGGATGGAGGTGATGGCCGCCCCGGCATCCAGGTCCCATTCATCCGTCAGGTTGAAGACCCGGGCCCGACACTGCACCGGGTGCCCGAGAATGGTGTCCTGCACATGCAGGGTATGCTCCAGCCTGAACCCGCGCGTGTCGGAGGTCGGCAACTGAAACGCCAGGCGGTTGCCGCGATGGGCGGCGCGGATGCTGGTGGCGGCCATGGCCAGCAGGCAACTGATGGCATCAATGCGCCGTTCCTCTTCCCGCAGGTCCACCACCCAATCGCCCAGGGCATCCTGGATGGCGTCCGCCTCCGGTTCGGTGAAGGTCGCCCCTTCGAACTCCGCCTCGCGGTCGCTCTCGGTCTCCAGGGCAACGCGCTCGCGGCTGATCACCTCCCCCGCCTGGGCTACGCTGGCCGGCGCCTCTACCCGCAGGCTGTACTGCTCGGTAACCCGCTGACTCCAGCGCATGGCACTGGTCCAGGTGGCGCTCAGCAGCAGGTCAGGATAGGCGTTGGTCCAGCCGAAGGGCGGGTCGCACAGAGCGCCGCTGCCGGTCGCTGGCACCCGCCCCCAGTTCGCTGTGGCGAGAATCGCCTGGTAACCGGCACCGCTGCTGGCGGCCTCAATCATGGCAATGTCGGGCACCTCGGTGTTGTCATTGCGGCCCCAGGTGGAACAGAAGCCGTCGATGATGGTGACGCCCGCCACCGCCGGATGCTCCCAGCTGAAGTCCTGGTGCCGCTCGCGAAGGCGGATGAAGCGGTAGTCCGCCGCCACCTCCACCACGTTGACCCGGTCGTTGAGCTCTACTGGCAGCCAGTCCAGGCTGCCGTCCAGCACAGCCCCGGCCGGGATCACGAACGCCGTAGGTCCGGTTGCCCAGGGAGTCACCTGGAGCGAGCCCTCGACGGCGCGCTGCAAGCTGGCCGCCCGGGTGCTCAGGCGCTCCTGGGCATAGTCCCAGCGCGACCGCCCCTCCACCGCCTCGAACACGTCGGCCGACCAGAGGCCACCCACCAGGGCGTCGATGGCGGCCACGTCCATGGCCTCCACTTCCTCCTGCAGGCGGTCGCTGCACTCGCAGGCAAGCACGCGGGTCTGCAGGTTGAACTGAGGGCGGATCACCTGGCCGGTGAAGCGCAGAGTCTCCACCCAGGCCCCGTTCCGAAGGTCGCGGTAGTAGATCGCCACGCTCTGGCCGACGTAGCTGGCGGGATTCACCGCACCGGCATCCAGCAACAGGTTGAAGTCGGCCAGGGCCCGGGCGCCCTCCTCCCGCTCGATCCTGACCACTCCGGTGAGCAGATCGCTGGCGTCCACCCCATTGAGCATCAGGCGCACATCCCAGATCACCGACACCATGGGCTCGACGTCGACCGCATTCCCGCCGCCCGAAGCGCCGTTCAACTCGATGGTGTTCAGCTCCGATGCATTCAGCTCCATCAGATTTCCTCGGCGGTGATGGTCCAGTCGTGCATTCCGGTAGAGGAATCCTGCGCCTCCGGCGGAGGCTCGCAGAAGACCGTGAACACTGGCAGCCAGCACACCTGGTACTGCAGGGCTCCGGGAACCGGGGTGATGGTGAAGGTCCGGTCAGGCTCGACCACCACGGGCGTCCGATGCCAGTCGCCCCCCACATAGGCCAGCGCCCAGGGCGCATCGTCCGGGCGCGGAGTCCCCGGCAAGGTGCCGGTGAGCTCCGTAGTGGTCAGCGCCTTCTGCTTGGTGCAGCGCAGCTCCAGTGGCTGGTCGAAGTCGAGGCCCGAGAAGCCGGGGCCCATCCACCCGCTACCACGGATGGTGATCGCCGTTTTCCGCCAATGGCGCATCTTGACCAGCGCCCCGCCCGAACGGCGCCCAGTAGAGACACCACCGACCGGCGAATACTCCTCCACCGGAACGCCGCTCTGGAGGCGAATGGGTATCCCACCCAGCATCACCTCAACCATGTCTCTTTCTCCCGTACTTTCGCGACTCAACCCTCACGAGCGCGTCATAGGTTGGATTGTCTGCTTGCAGCGTGTAGGTGCCGCCGTCAGGTAGCTGGAGGATCACAGGGTTGCCGCCGCCAGCGGGCGCAGGCGGCGCGGCTGGGGTAGGAATAGCCGGGAGCGATCGCCCCCCAATCGAGCCACCCTCGGCGAAACGCGGCAGTCGCCGGGCATTCAGTTGGTCGAGCAGGGCCGTGCCGTAATGGCGCACGGCGTCCGCGCGCACCATGTACTCGCCGTTCGACCCCCACATCAGAATGCTGTCGCTGGTGCCGGTACCAGGCCCGCGCAGCAGCCCCCCTTGGGCGTACCCGGGAAACTCGACGCCGGTTGCGGTCGGCACACCGGGCGCCCCCATCTCGGGCGGCGGCACAACCTTGACCTGGATCGTCATCTGGTCGGAAAGGCCCTTCGCCAGATCGGCCATCTGCTGCTTCACCGTCTCCACGCTGCTGGCATCCAGGCCGAAGCGAATGGTGATGTTCTCCAATGCCCGGGCCTGGCTGGACAGGCTCTCCAGCTCCATTTTCGCCAGGCCTTCCTTGACCTTCGCGGCCTCGGCATCAACGCGGGCGGCCTGGTTGGCGATCGCCTCCAACTCCTTAGCTACGCCCTCGAAGCCGTACTCATTGCCGTCGCTCGCGCGCAACTGCCGCAGGATCTCGATCGCCTTCCGGGCCTCAGCGACAGCGCCCTCGGTATCGCCCTGCTGCAACTTCTGCCGCGCCGTCGCCTTCGCCGCCGTAACAGCACCGAAATCAGCCTCACCAGCGCCTCCCGCTGCACTGCCGAACTCCGCGGCCGCAGCACGGAACTCGGCCGCAATGCTCTCCTGTTGCTTGCGCGCAGCCAGCAGCTCAGAGTTCGCGCGGGCCAACAGGCTTCGCTGGTCGCTGATAGCCTGATTGAGGCTGCTCAGGAGCTCCTTGCGCGCCTGCTCCGTATTGGCCTTCTCCTGCTTCAAGATCTCTTGTCGACTGGCAGACTCCTGCCGCATCGACTCGGTCAGGTCGGAGTCACCCTTCTTGATGAGGTTGTTGGCGCCGTTGATACTCTTCGCCACATCGTTCAGAGCACCGGCAATGGCATCCGCTGCCCCTGACTCCTTGGCGTAGCGCCCCCAGTAACGTCGGGTCTCGGTGAAGATGCGCCGGAATCCGGCTCCGATCTCGGGGGCGAATGAGTCCATTTCCTGCCGAAGCTTCGGCAACTCTTTGCGCAAGGCGTTGGTCACCTGCTCTGCGGTCAGCTCGCCGTTGGCAGCCATTTCCCGTAGCTGGCCGATGGTCACCCCAAGAGAGTCGGCCAACGCTCCGGCAATACGATCTGAACCTTCAAGTACCGCATTGAACTCTTCGCCACGCAGCACCCCGCTGCTGATCGCCTGGGAGAACTGCTGGATGACCGATGCCGATTCCTCAGCAGAGGCGCCACCAATCTTCAGGCCAAGAGACACCGCCTCGATGGTCTCGAGGGTGGCCTGCTGATCCAGGCCGGCATCTCGCATGGGGCGCTGAAGCCTGGAGTACAGACCGATCAGGTCCGCCACATCGCCTTGCGTCCGGTCTGCAATCCGGTCCAGTTCAACCTGAGCCGTGTTGAACTCCCCCTGAGAACGAGTAGCCAAGCGCAACCTCGAGTCGAGGCGGCCGACTTCATCAGCGCCCGTCCCAACCTGAAGCGCGGCAGCACCCAACGCGGCGACTCCCGCCGCAGCCGCCGCACTGGCGCCTCCGCCGGAAACACGTGATAGCCCGGGGATCTCGCTGGCAGCACCTGACAAGGCCGCACCACCACCGCCGCCTGACATTCCCTTCAGCTCGGCCTTTGTCTCAGCAACCCGGCGCTTCAGCTGCGCCTGGGCAATGGCCAGCTCCTTCGTCGTCAGGGATCCGGAGCGACGCAGCAGTTCATACTGCTGCCGCAGGCCGGCAATCTCCTGCTCGGCAGCACGAGCCTGATTGATCCCAAGGTTGTCGCGAGCACGCTCCGCAGCAGCCAGGCGGGCCTCAACACCCGCCCGGCGCTGGGCGGCAGCCAGCTGAGCCACCCCCTGCTTCGCCTGGGCATATCGCCGGGCCTGGGCGGCAGCCTCCCGCTCTTCGGCGGTAGCCTGCCGTTGGGTCTGCTCACGCAGGTCCCGCAGGCGCGAAAGGGTTTCGCCGACATTGCGCCGATACCGGCTTTCGGCTTCGGCTCGCTCACGCGCGGAAAGATTGCCGTCCCGGGTCACCAGCTGGTACTGCTGCCGAAGTTCGACCAGCTTGCGTTGGGCTGTCTCTATCTCGCCGACACCGAGCGCATTCCGCGCCGCAGTCAGCGCCGCATCACTGCGCCCCGCGTCCATGCGGGAGTTGAACTCGGCGCTGAGACGCCGTTGCTCGGCGGCCAGGTTGCCGACATCAACCCCCGCGCCCTGCAGCTCTTCGCGCAGGTTGCGCAACTGGCCGATCTGGGCCAACTCCTGCCGCTCCAGGCGCCTCAGCTCAGTGGTGACGTTCCGGTAATCGGCCTGCAGCTCCTTCGAGGGCGCCTCACTCCGAACCAATTCATCCCGCAGTTGACGCAGGCGATCCTTGGTCGCAGCAATCTGCCGCTGGGTGCCAACGAGGCTCTGCCCGACATCTCGGAAGGAGTTGACCTGGCGCAGAGGTTTTTCCACCTCCTGGACCAGCCGACCGAACTCCTTGCGGAATCCGGCTACTTCGCGCGCAGCGTCATCAAGGTCAGCGGTCAGCCGCAACTCAACTTCAGGGTTCATCAGCTCACCCCTTCAGGGCACGGAGGAATAGAGACCAGGGGTAACTCAACACCTGGTGGTGGCCCACCCGGACCAGCGTGCAAATTGCAGACTCCAGGGCGCTCAGGCTGCCGCCGGAGCCTTGCTTAGCCGGTCCAGTAGCTCGAAAAAATGGGGGTTCTGCTCCTTGGCCAGCTTGATGACCTCGGCTACCTGACTGGGTGTCATGGCATCCAGGGCATCCTCGGAGAGATTGGTCATGACCCTCAGGTCAGACAAGCGGCACTCCTTGAACAACAGGTCACCGAAGATATCCCCGCCGCGATCGGCGAAAATCACCCGAGCCTCAGCCACAGTGATTTCCCGCACCTGGACTTCGCGCCCGGCAATGGTCTTGGACTTGATGGTGATAGCGTCGGACATGAATCCTCCGGACGAAAAAAAACCCGCGTAAGCGGGTTTCCAGGGCGTCAGGCCCTACATTTTTGAAAGGACGCCGAAGAAGGCGCCGAAGAAGATCGTCAGTAACGCACCAATGACGGCCAGGATGATCAGGGCTGGAATGGAGGCCAACGCTGCCTTCACCATAAACCAGACCATCGAGTTGAAGCTCATCTGGAAATCCACTACCACCACCTGTTGGGGCCTAACGTAGTCGCCAGCAGCACCGACATGCCGCATGGTAGCGTCGGCACATACCGGGCATTCGGCTTCAGCCTGAATCTGTTTCAAGGTGAATTCGTAGCCACAGTCATCACACTTCATCAGGGCATCCCTCCCAAATTGGAATGGGAGGGAATGTAGATCATCCGCCGGTCCGTCGTCACGGCGCTGGCAACGGCTTTTCCTTCTGGATCTTCATGTAAGCGGACTTGCCAGTGCCACGCGTAGGATCGGCCAGCACCTCGACGGCGACGTTCATGCCCATGAAGTCTTCGGTGCCCAGCCAGTCGAGCGACTCGGCCGGCGCGAACTTGCAGCGCCAGAAGCGCGGGTTGATCCGCTTCATGGTGCCGGCACCGTTCTGGCCTTCGAGCAGGATCTCGAACTCCTGGCTGGAGTTAGTCAGGACTTCGATTTCGTCGAAGGCGGCGCAGGTATAGCTGACCTCGACGGAGTAATCGCCAACCGCCCCCTCAATCGCCGTCGCCAGGGCCCCGCCGGGCAGCACTTCGATGCCGGAACCGGTCATGCGGTAGTCGTCATCTTCAACGAAGGTCGTGGTGCCGGTGGCAGCGTCCGTCACCGAGGTAATGGTGAGGGGCATCTTCTCCAGGACGATGGTCTTGTCGACCTGGGCGATATGAGCCTCATCGGCCACGGCTGCGGAGGGGACCTCAGAGACGTTGGCCCAGAGATTCGCAGCGATGTTCTCCGTGTTGAACTCACGGA
This genomic window from Pseudomonas furukawaii contains:
- a CDS encoding tape measure protein, whose protein sequence is MNPEVELRLTADLDDAAREVAGFRKEFGRLVQEVEKPLRQVNSFRDVGQSLVGTQRQIAATKDRLRQLRDELVRSEAPSKELQADYRNVTTELRRLERQELAQIGQLRNLREELQGAGVDVGNLAAEQRRLSAEFNSRMDAGRSDAALTAARNALGVGEIETAQRKLVELRQQYQLVTRDGNLSARERAEAESRYRRNVGETLSRLRDLREQTQRQATAEEREAAAQARRYAQAKQGVAQLAAAQRRAGVEARLAAAERARDNLGINQARAAEQEIAGLRQQYELLRRSGSLTTKELAIAQAQLKRRVAETKAELKGMSGGGGGAALSGAASEIPGLSRVSGGGASAAAAAGVAALGAAALQVGTGADEVGRLDSRLRLATRSQGEFNTAQVELDRIADRTQGDVADLIGLYSRLQRPMRDAGLDQQATLETIEAVSLGLKIGGASAEESASVIQQFSQAISSGVLRGEEFNAVLEGSDRIAGALADSLGVTIGQLREMAANGELTAEQVTNALRKELPKLRQEMDSFAPEIGAGFRRIFTETRRYWGRYAKESGAADAIAGALNDVAKSINGANNLIKKGDSDLTESMRQESASRQEILKQEKANTEQARKELLSSLNQAISDQRSLLARANSELLAARKQQESIAAEFRAAAAEFGSAAGGAGEADFGAVTAAKATARQKLQQGDTEGAVAEARKAIEILRQLRASDGNEYGFEGVAKELEAIANQAARVDAEAAKVKEGLAKMELESLSSQARALENITIRFGLDASSVETVKQQMADLAKGLSDQMTIQVKVVPPPEMGAPGVPTATGVEFPGYAQGGLLRGPGTGTSDSILMWGSNGEYMVRADAVRHYGTALLDQLNARRLPRFAEGGSIGGRSLPAIPTPAAPPAPAGGGNPVILQLPDGGTYTLQADNPTYDALVRVESRKYGRKRHG
- a CDS encoding FmdB family zinc ribbon protein, encoding MKCDDCGYEFTLKQIQAEAECPVCADATMRHVGAAGDYVRPQQVVVVDFQMSFNSMVWFMVKAALASIPALIILAVIGALLTIFFGAFFGVLSKM
- a CDS encoding phage tail tube protein, with amino-acid sequence MARTIETVILGGIVKIRPAGTGLPFRDVGLVSTVTQATETQEIILANTRTPEGGNFDKKTRITALTLAMNFREFNTENIAANLWANVSEVPSAAVADEAHIAQVDKTIVLEKMPLTITSVTDAATGTTTFVEDDDYRMTGSGIEVLPGGALATAIEGAVGDYSVEVSYTCAAFDEIEVLTNSSQEFEILLEGQNGAGTMKRINPRFWRCKFAPAESLDWLGTEDFMGMNVAVEVLADPTRGTGKSAYMKIQKEKPLPAP